Proteins encoded in a region of the Triplophysa rosa linkage group LG6, Trosa_1v2, whole genome shotgun sequence genome:
- the nms gene encoding neuromedin-S: MRACYRHFYVICGLVWSVSSFYSAVESFPAPLKDCGDYGDYIRGPALLSLLCDLEWRDQKQEQIQNVFKRFLFHYSKAQNSVGSVDRESHSVHPLMRLSPKLSLRRKKQQRS; encoded by the exons ATGCGCGCGTGTTATCGACACTTTTATGTGATTTGTGGTTTAGTTTGGTCTGTCAGCAGCTTTTATTCAGCTGTTG AAAGTTTTCCAGCTCCTCTGAAAGACTGTGGGGATTATGGAGATTATATTCGG ggaCCTGCTCTATTGAGTTTATTGTGTGATCTGGAGTGGAGGGATCAGAAGCAG gagcagattcagaatgttttcaaGAGG TTTCTCTTTCATTATTCTAAAGCACAGAATTCAGTTGGATCAGTAGACAGAGAG TCTCATTCAGTTCACCCGCTGATGCGTCTCTCCCCGAAACTGTCTCTGCGCAGAAAGAAACAACAG AGAAGCTGA
- the pdcl3 gene encoding phosducin-like protein 3 translates to MQDPNADTEWNDILRKKGILPPKETPKDEDKEEEEQLRQLSVVKTYEDMTLGELEENEDEFNEEDEMAIEMYRQKRLAEWKANQIKNAFGEVNEISGQDYIKEVNKAGEGIWVVLHLYKQGIPLCTLINQHLSVLAHKFPQTKFLKSISTTCIPNYPDRNLPTVFVYNEGEMKGQFIGPLVFGGMNLKCDELEWRLSETGAIKTDLEENPRKQIQDQLMTSIRCSAPKHSEEDSDED, encoded by the exons ATGCAG GACCCAAACGCAGATACAGAGTGGAATGACATCCTGCGGAAGAAGGGCATTCTTCCCCCTAAAGAAACCCCAAAAGATGAGGACAAGGAAGAAGAGGAGCAGCTCCGTCAACTGTCTGTTG TGAAGACCTATGAGGACATGACTCTAGGGGAACTTGAAGAGAATGAAGATGAGTTTAATGAAGAGGATGAGATGGCCATAGAGATGTACAG ACAGAAGAGACTTGCAGAGTGGAAAGCTAACCAGATAAAGAACGCCTTTGGAGAAGTGAATGAGATCTCCGGTCAGGATTATATAAAGGAGGTGAATAAAGCTGGCGAGGGAATCTGGGTGGTCCTGCATCTCTACAAACAGGG AATCCCTCTGTGCACACTGATAAACCAGCATCTGTCAGTACTGGCCCACAAGTTTCCTCAAACAAAGTTTCTTAAGTCTATTTCAACCACCTGCATTCCCAACTACCCCGACCGGAACCTGCCCACAGTGTTTGTGTATAATGAGGGAGAAATGAAGGGCCAGTTCATCGGCCCGCTTGTGTTTGGAGGAATGAACCTTAAGTGTGATG AGCTGGAGTGGCGTTTATCAGAGACTGGTGCTATCAAGACTGACCTGGAGGAAAATCCCAGAAAACAGATCCAGGATCAGCTGATGACGTCCATTCGCTGCTCCGCACCCAAGCACAGTGAGGAAGACTCTGATGAAGACTGA